One part of the Ruegeria sp. SCSIO 43209 genome encodes these proteins:
- a CDS encoding FkbM family methyltransferase, which yields MTETNPDVAIQYRGLKIPSSPFLDETIINLIEQDNYESWEMDGALSVVQPEDRILEMGAGLGIVSGVVALENKPEAILSFEANPNLIPHIRRLHALNGLSDRIEVRNAILSANPKDPDSIPFHIDASYLGSSVFDNEGESTTSVRVAKADFEAVKREFAPTVLVMDIEGAELDFLRNADLSGIRAIVIEFHRLIYGHKGVRACKRILSNAGFLRLDDLSWRVVWTCTRDLG from the coding sequence ATGACCGAAACGAACCCTGATGTTGCGATCCAGTACCGTGGATTGAAGATACCTTCATCGCCATTTCTGGACGAAACGATTATAAATCTGATCGAGCAGGACAATTATGAAAGCTGGGAAATGGATGGCGCTTTGAGCGTCGTTCAACCTGAGGATCGTATTCTGGAAATGGGCGCCGGGCTGGGTATCGTGAGTGGTGTTGTCGCGCTCGAGAACAAACCAGAGGCTATTCTCAGTTTTGAAGCCAATCCAAATCTAATTCCACACATCCGTCGTTTACATGCCCTAAATGGGCTTTCAGACCGGATCGAAGTCCGGAATGCGATACTAAGCGCCAATCCAAAGGATCCCGACTCTATTCCGTTTCATATTGACGCTTCATATCTAGGGTCTTCAGTTTTTGATAATGAAGGTGAATCAACAACATCAGTGCGCGTAGCTAAAGCGGACTTCGAAGCGGTGAAACGAGAGTTCGCTCCGACGGTTCTTGTGATGGATATTGAGGGGGCGGAACTGGATTTCTTGAGGAATGCGGACCTGTCGGGCATTCGAGCCATTGTTATTGAATTCCATCGCCTCATTTATGGGCACAAAGGTGTCCGGGCCTGTAAAAGGATTCTTTCGAACGCGGGTTTTCTACGGCTGGACGATTTGTCCTGGAGGGTTGTTTGGACCTGCACACGAGATCTTGGCTGA
- a CDS encoding pyridoxal phosphate-dependent aminotransferase, protein MKTTSVTERLAGLGGAKWGVHLKARDLIKAGADIVEMTIGEPDVPVPAALVEATVTSLRAQRTGYSNGRGEAGLLDALAARYSASRGRPFGPENFLCFPGTQTALFAVMSGIAEAGDEVLVGDPMYATYEGVVRASGADMVPVPLRPEHGFRMQAEDIAARITPRSRAILLTTPHNPTGAILTTTEIAEIGQLAMAHDLWIISDEVYEELIFDEAEFASPLADPKLADRVIGVSSISKSHAAPGFRSGWCVGPAAFCEALLPYSETMLFGNQPFIADMTEKAIRGGSEVAPGMAARFSGHATLLADRLEAETDLTVHRPEAGMFALINVSATGFDGEAYAWDLLQAGVAVMPGSAFGDGLKDWVRVALTISDADFATAVSRIIDHANSKSREVA, encoded by the coding sequence ATGAAGACAACATCTGTGACTGAGCGTTTAGCGGGGTTGGGTGGTGCCAAATGGGGTGTACACCTGAAAGCACGTGACCTTATCAAAGCCGGAGCGGATATCGTCGAAATGACGATTGGAGAACCGGATGTGCCCGTGCCAGCCGCATTGGTAGAAGCCACCGTAACCTCCTTGCGGGCACAACGGACAGGGTATTCCAACGGGCGCGGTGAAGCCGGACTGCTTGACGCGCTTGCTGCTCGCTATTCAGCCTCTCGTGGGCGGCCCTTCGGACCCGAGAACTTTTTGTGCTTTCCCGGGACGCAAACCGCCCTTTTCGCAGTGATGTCCGGGATTGCAGAGGCCGGAGACGAAGTTTTGGTTGGTGATCCGATGTACGCGACATACGAAGGAGTCGTGCGTGCATCCGGGGCGGATATGGTGCCTGTGCCGCTTCGGCCAGAGCACGGGTTTCGCATGCAAGCTGAAGATATTGCTGCACGCATCACTCCACGCAGCCGCGCCATTCTTCTGACAACGCCACACAACCCGACAGGTGCAATTCTGACTACCACGGAAATTGCCGAAATCGGGCAGCTCGCCATGGCGCACGATTTATGGATCATCTCGGACGAGGTCTATGAAGAACTGATCTTTGACGAGGCCGAATTTGCTTCACCATTGGCAGACCCGAAACTGGCGGATCGGGTCATAGGTGTATCATCCATCTCGAAATCACATGCTGCCCCAGGGTTTCGTAGCGGTTGGTGTGTCGGACCAGCAGCGTTTTGTGAAGCGCTGCTGCCGTATTCCGAAACAATGCTCTTTGGCAATCAGCCCTTCATCGCGGACATGACCGAAAAGGCAATCCGCGGCGGGTCCGAGGTTGCCCCCGGCATGGCCGCTCGCTTCTCTGGCCACGCCACCCTGCTGGCTGATCGTCTTGAAGCAGAAACGGATCTGACGGTTCATCGCCCAGAGGCGGGAATGTTCGCCCTCATCAACGTTTCTGCCACCGGGTTTGATGGTGAAGCTTATGCGTGGGATCTGTTACAGGCCGGGGTGGCTGTCATGCCAGGGTCCGCCTTTGGCGACGGCCTGAAAGACTGGGTCCGGGTCGCGCTGACGATTAGTGACGCCGATTTTGCCACAGCGGTTTCTCGCATCATTGATCACGCCAACAGCAAATCACGCGAGGTTGCATGA
- the thiD gene encoding bifunctional hydroxymethylpyrimidine kinase/phosphomethylpyrimidine kinase, with product MVATALTIAGSDSGGGAGIQADLKSFGAMGVFGCSVVTAITAQNTCDVTAVHPVPDNVVAAQIKAVLDDIRIDAIKIGMLGTPSLVETVARATEGFSGPVVLDPVMVAKSGVALLEDQAIAALKRYLLPRADLLTPNLPEADKLLGQTHKGDSAGLVAPLLALGPKAVLIKGGHADGIECLDVLAKSGFVVTLGAPRIATRNTHGTGCSYSAAIAGCLARGMDLETAVRRAHGWLHAAIKRADGLEIGQGHGPVHHFHEMWA from the coding sequence ATGGTTGCGACTGCATTGACGATTGCCGGTTCCGACAGTGGGGGCGGCGCGGGAATTCAGGCGGATCTCAAATCATTCGGCGCAATGGGCGTGTTCGGTTGCAGCGTGGTCACCGCGATAACCGCGCAGAATACCTGTGACGTGACCGCAGTACATCCGGTACCCGACAATGTGGTCGCGGCTCAGATCAAGGCGGTCCTAGACGACATCCGCATAGACGCCATCAAGATCGGAATGCTGGGCACGCCATCATTGGTTGAAACAGTGGCCCGTGCAACGGAAGGTTTTTCCGGACCTGTCGTCCTAGACCCCGTCATGGTGGCGAAATCCGGGGTCGCCCTGCTTGAAGATCAAGCGATTGCCGCGCTGAAGCGGTATCTTCTGCCGCGCGCTGACCTGCTGACACCGAACCTGCCCGAGGCGGATAAGCTGCTGGGACAAACCCATAAGGGCGACAGTGCCGGACTGGTTGCGCCGTTGCTAGCGCTAGGTCCTAAGGCGGTTCTAATCAAGGGCGGCCATGCCGATGGCATTGAGTGCCTTGATGTGCTGGCAAAGTCAGGGTTCGTTGTCACGCTGGGGGCACCGCGGATCGCGACCCGCAACACGCATGGTACTGGCTGCAGTTATTCCGCAGCAATTGCGGGCTGCCTTGCGCGGGGCATGGATCTTGAGACTGCGGTGCGGCGGGCGCATGGCTGGCTGCACGCTGCAATAAAACGTGCCGACGGGTTGGAGATCGGACAAGGCCATGGCCCGGTACATCATTTTCACGAGATGTGGGCATGA
- a CDS encoding DUF563 domain-containing protein: MSTLNDNDLNQPPQPDQGWSRELVALERAIVVPPAVSDTVQEAGVLTEDREYCAHGALWRGKRAMTTQPVSPTDPLPQLSGRWLYAGLLWVHFGHFLAESTARLWPLPAIAKDIDGVLFTPKRPANGGETRPMQHNFFALLGIDLPIKVVTEPTQVEHLQVPGQGFGLGPIVAGTPEYRALIHQNFGADVPPDGPERLYISRAGLGIRRGGVIGEEFLEENLRQNGYEIFYPEQHPMEKQIARYKAARQIVALDGSALHLFALVGRPDQQVAMIPRRTSSVHHNISAQLAAFCGQEPLVANAIRTDWVLASRGRPNRHSLGELDMSRLHKMLADAGFVSPDLAWEEMFWRQRRRTIRKLEKALGDQLVPIHQEPAD, from the coding sequence ATGTCTACGCTTAACGATAATGATCTGAACCAACCTCCTCAGCCTGATCAAGGATGGTCACGTGAACTTGTTGCACTTGAGCGGGCTATTGTGGTTCCGCCCGCAGTCTCCGATACGGTGCAGGAAGCCGGTGTTCTGACTGAAGACCGGGAATATTGCGCGCATGGGGCGCTTTGGCGGGGAAAGCGTGCCATGACCACCCAACCGGTATCGCCAACAGACCCTTTGCCGCAATTGTCGGGTCGCTGGCTTTATGCCGGGCTGTTATGGGTACACTTTGGTCATTTCCTTGCTGAAAGCACCGCACGTCTTTGGCCGCTGCCGGCAATCGCGAAGGATATTGATGGGGTCCTCTTTACCCCCAAGCGACCCGCCAATGGGGGTGAAACACGCCCTATGCAGCATAATTTTTTTGCGCTTCTGGGTATTGATCTGCCAATCAAAGTGGTGACCGAGCCAACTCAGGTAGAACATCTGCAGGTGCCCGGTCAGGGGTTTGGGCTGGGCCCGATTGTGGCGGGAACGCCTGAATATCGTGCCTTGATCCATCAAAATTTTGGCGCCGACGTTCCCCCTGATGGGCCGGAGCGGCTTTATATCTCGCGCGCGGGTCTTGGAATACGGCGGGGTGGCGTTATCGGAGAAGAGTTTCTCGAAGAGAATTTGCGCCAGAACGGTTACGAGATTTTCTATCCGGAACAACACCCGATGGAAAAGCAGATCGCGCGTTACAAAGCCGCCCGTCAGATCGTTGCACTAGACGGGTCGGCACTGCATCTTTTTGCTCTGGTAGGCCGTCCAGATCAGCAGGTTGCAATGATCCCGCGCCGCACTTCTTCGGTGCATCACAATATCTCGGCTCAGCTAGCGGCCTTTTGCGGGCAAGAGCCTTTAGTCGCCAATGCCATTCGCACTGATTGGGTATTGGCTTCGCGCGGTCGCCCCAACCGCCATTCACTTGGAGAGCTTGACATGTCCAGATTGCATAAAATGCTTGCCGATGCAGGATTTGTCTCACCTGATCTGGCCTGGGAAGAAATGTTCTGGCGGCAGCGGCGGCGAACCATCCGAAAACTGGAAAAAGCCCTTGGCGACCAGCTGGTTCCCATCCATCAAGAGCCCGCTGACTAA
- a CDS encoding glycosyltransferase family 2 protein: MPGLAENLTTEVSVGRVHEVLGQLAADILILTDLDSGSDRARIWATQFGADAIVNRIEWPDDLTAQPPAFSTLASSAKEESTPKEVLPFARRFLPRNDLTSFDESRPMGDTVPVDLRPPEGTSGTVLIGCMKNEGPFLLEWIAYHQSIGVHHFVIYTNGCEDGTDLMLDALAKTGLVTHVDNNKWKGNSPQQWALNQSAKLKVVKRADWVIHIDVDEFINIRFGNGTLPELYKRLPEGVSNIAMTWRQFGSAGIKTYEDRPVIAQFDRCAPSYLPKPHTAWGFKTATRNIRAYRKLSCHRPNKLKEAKAEQVLWVNGSGQDITHKVAKNGWRSDIKTIGYELVQLNHYALRSAQSFLVKRQRGRALHVDRTVGRNYWIRMDWNQYQDVTIQRNLARLSVAMEALLAIPQIAQLHEKAVAWHQAKIEFLMDEPEFRDLYDEITGIELEDLQRIRAIIDADMHS, from the coding sequence ATGCCAGGGCTAGCAGAAAACCTCACCACGGAAGTCTCTGTTGGTCGAGTCCACGAAGTTTTGGGGCAATTGGCGGCCGACATCCTGATTTTGACTGATCTTGATTCAGGATCTGATCGCGCCAGAATTTGGGCCACACAATTTGGTGCCGATGCGATAGTTAACCGGATTGAATGGCCAGATGATCTGACTGCGCAGCCTCCTGCATTCTCTACCCTGGCCTCCTCTGCAAAAGAAGAATCCACTCCAAAAGAAGTGCTGCCATTTGCCCGTCGCTTCTTGCCGCGCAATGACCTGACAAGTTTTGACGAAAGTCGACCCATGGGTGACACGGTGCCGGTGGACCTCAGGCCGCCAGAGGGTACCAGCGGCACGGTGCTGATCGGTTGCATGAAAAACGAAGGCCCTTTCCTATTGGAATGGATTGCATACCACCAATCGATCGGTGTGCATCACTTTGTTATCTATACCAATGGCTGCGAGGATGGCACGGATCTGATGCTGGATGCGCTGGCCAAAACCGGTCTGGTCACGCATGTCGACAACAACAAATGGAAGGGCAATTCCCCGCAACAGTGGGCTCTGAACCAGTCTGCAAAGCTCAAGGTGGTCAAACGTGCCGATTGGGTTATCCATATTGATGTGGATGAGTTTATCAACATCCGCTTTGGTAACGGGACACTGCCGGAACTTTATAAGCGCCTGCCCGAGGGGGTCAGCAATATTGCCATGACCTGGCGGCAATTTGGGTCGGCCGGGATAAAGACCTACGAGGACAGGCCGGTCATTGCGCAATTTGACCGATGCGCTCCGTCATATCTGCCCAAACCGCATACCGCTTGGGGCTTCAAGACCGCCACCAGGAATATTCGTGCCTATCGTAAACTAAGCTGTCACCGGCCAAATAAGCTGAAAGAAGCAAAAGCCGAACAGGTGCTATGGGTCAATGGATCGGGTCAGGATATCACGCACAAAGTGGCAAAGAATGGCTGGAGGTCCGATATCAAGACCATCGGCTATGAGCTGGTCCAGCTAAACCACTACGCACTAAGATCTGCGCAGTCTTTCTTGGTCAAGCGCCAGCGTGGACGGGCCCTGCATGTGGATCGCACTGTCGGGCGCAACTATTGGATACGGATGGATTGGAACCAGTATCAGGACGTCACTATCCAACGCAACCTGGCCAGATTGTCAGTGGCGATGGAAGCGTTGCTAGCCATTCCCCAGATTGCGCAGCTACACGAAAAAGCTGTTGCCTGGCACCAAGCTAAGATTGAGTTTTTGATGGATGAGCCCGAGTTTCGCGACCTTTATGACGAGATCACCGGCATCGAACTTGAGGATTTGCAACGGATCCGCGCCATCATAGATGCGGATATGCATAGCTGA
- a CDS encoding TetR/AcrR family transcriptional regulator: MQDDSRKFKRESAEFRREALILATLDLIAEMGVRGATVREIAARANVTQGLIRHYFSSKEELVQAAYEHHMNTLTDQTAASSGMGSAVSQLTNFVDASLRPPIVDPSAVALWASFLNKVQHDSKMQRIHQQTYNYFRGHLEELIVAALLETGRSVTATEATQLAIACNAVIDGLWLEGGALPDAFSEGQLARIGLDSVSAILRIPLNKEAEQP; encoded by the coding sequence GTGCAGGACGACAGCCGCAAATTTAAACGTGAGTCTGCTGAGTTTCGGCGCGAGGCGCTGATATTGGCGACTTTGGACCTGATCGCCGAGATGGGCGTCCGCGGTGCCACGGTGCGTGAGATTGCAGCCCGCGCGAACGTGACCCAAGGGTTGATCCGTCATTATTTCTCTTCAAAAGAAGAGTTGGTTCAGGCGGCGTATGAGCACCACATGAATACGCTAACCGATCAGACAGCAGCTTCGTCAGGAATGGGAAGCGCGGTATCTCAGTTGACCAACTTCGTTGACGCGTCGCTACGACCACCAATCGTTGATCCAAGCGCCGTGGCGTTGTGGGCCAGCTTTCTTAACAAGGTGCAACATGATTCAAAAATGCAGCGCATTCACCAGCAGACCTATAACTATTTCCGGGGTCACCTCGAGGAGCTGATCGTCGCCGCATTGCTGGAAACCGGACGTTCAGTTACTGCAACGGAGGCAACGCAACTGGCCATTGCTTGCAACGCGGTAATCGACGGCCTTTGGCTGGAAGGCGGTGCGCTTCCGGACGCGTTTTCCGAAGGGCAACTGGCGCGGATCGGCTTGGACTCCGTGAGCGCCATCCTGAGGATACCATTAAACAAAGAGGCGGAGCAGCCATGA
- a CDS encoding glycosyltransferase family 2 protein: MATWGVVTMVKEPPELVAIFASYYASLGAQEIFIFLDGNDPKARQLLAQIPNCRVEVMDDTFFRRNWDCAYPENSFRRQRLIATKAYREAKVDWMLFLDADEYLQADDFAQELADLPSDVDTISIPNGERVFSTEDTTPGLFGGLMLKPKHTRGYVARSLFGEERLKYSDRGFCAHRFGKSATRTGKNIKLGVHAPQRWRGNIKRHVSQQSVICHFDGLTEIHWMLKLLRYHDMGTYESPKGSNDFRYEQVQFLKNSSSLNAVQELHDIIRKYDKDTEERLRGHGLLDDVQVRPFRGLDSYYPDHEFDLSVEWFNDVLKMNMSDLYARLPT, from the coding sequence ATGGCCACCTGGGGTGTCGTTACCATGGTCAAAGAGCCGCCAGAGCTGGTGGCTATATTTGCTTCCTATTATGCGTCACTCGGCGCGCAAGAGATCTTTATCTTTCTGGATGGTAATGATCCGAAAGCGCGGCAACTTCTGGCTCAGATACCGAACTGTCGCGTTGAAGTGATGGATGACACGTTTTTTCGAAGAAACTGGGACTGTGCTTATCCAGAAAACAGTTTCAGACGCCAAAGGCTGATAGCGACAAAAGCCTATCGAGAAGCAAAAGTCGATTGGATGCTTTTCCTCGATGCGGACGAGTATCTGCAAGCCGATGATTTTGCACAAGAGCTTGCTGACCTGCCCTCGGATGTTGATACGATTTCAATTCCTAATGGCGAGCGTGTGTTTTCAACCGAGGACACCACACCCGGACTTTTTGGTGGTCTTATGCTGAAGCCTAAGCACACCCGCGGCTATGTCGCCCGAAGCTTATTCGGAGAAGAACGACTCAAATACAGCGACAGAGGATTTTGTGCGCATCGTTTCGGAAAAAGCGCCACCCGAACGGGGAAGAACATCAAGTTAGGTGTTCATGCGCCACAGCGGTGGAGAGGCAACATCAAGCGACATGTTTCTCAACAATCGGTCATTTGTCACTTTGACGGACTGACCGAAATTCACTGGATGCTCAAATTGCTGAGATATCATGATATGGGAACATATGAATCACCTAAGGGCAGCAACGATTTCCGCTATGAACAGGTCCAATTCCTGAAAAATTCATCTTCTTTGAATGCTGTTCAAGAGCTTCATGACATTATCCGAAAATACGACAAGGACACCGAAGAAAGACTAAGGGGTCATGGTCTTCTCGATGATGTGCAGGTCCGCCCTTTCCGGGGTTTGGATTCCTATTATCCTGACCACGAGTTTGACTTGTCGGTTGAGTGGTTCAACGATGTTCTGAAGATGAATATGTCGGACCTCTATGCGAGATTACCGACATGA
- a CDS encoding dimethylarginine dimethylaminohydrolase family protein, which translates to MSDPTFEFSRAITRRPAATIAGGLRAKDIGNPDFEGMMAAHKDYVAALKSTGAEVIELDPLDAFPDAQFVEDTALCLPQGAVLMRPGAPSRMGEVAEMAPNLRACYETVLEINGPGHIEGGDILVTGREILVGRSDRTDAEGVAELSKITSAWGHKLREVFTPEGVLHFKTDCSLMDAETILSTRRLDASGCFEGYRVLHVADGEEAAANAIRFNNLVLMAAGFSRTADMLDREGFEIVEIDNTDCAKLDGGMSCLSLRL; encoded by the coding sequence ATGTCAGACCCGACCTTTGAGTTCTCCCGCGCAATCACCCGCCGCCCGGCTGCGACCATTGCCGGCGGTTTGCGTGCAAAGGATATTGGAAACCCCGATTTCGAAGGGATGATGGCGGCACATAAGGATTACGTGGCTGCACTGAAAAGCACCGGGGCTGAAGTAATCGAACTTGATCCCCTCGACGCGTTCCCCGACGCGCAGTTTGTCGAGGATACGGCCCTTTGCCTGCCGCAAGGCGCTGTGCTGATGCGGCCAGGCGCACCATCGCGGATGGGTGAGGTGGCAGAAATGGCGCCAAATCTTCGCGCTTGCTACGAGACGGTTCTGGAAATCAACGGCCCCGGCCATATCGAGGGCGGAGATATTCTTGTAACCGGTCGCGAAATTTTGGTGGGCAGATCAGACCGCACTGACGCTGAAGGTGTCGCCGAGCTGTCTAAAATCACCTCCGCGTGGGGCCACAAACTGCGCGAAGTGTTTACACCGGAAGGCGTATTGCACTTTAAGACAGATTGTTCACTGATGGATGCCGAAACAATCCTGTCTACCCGAAGACTTGATGCATCAGGCTGCTTTGAGGGCTACCGAGTGCTTCATGTTGCTGATGGGGAAGAAGCTGCTGCCAACGCGATCCGCTTCAACAATCTGGTGCTGATGGCCGCAGGCTTCTCGCGCACAGCAGACATGTTGGATCGTGAAGGGTTTGAGATCGTAGAAATTGACAACACCGATTGCGCCAAGCTGGATGGCGGCATGTCATGTCTCTCGCTAAGACTTTGA
- a CDS encoding 5-guanidino-2-oxopentanoate decarboxylase, which produces MSGMTIGEALVAKLRQRDVTCVFGIPGVHTVELYRGLAASGIRHITPRHEQGAGFMADGYARVSGKPGVTFVITGPGLTNTLTPMAQARADSIPMLVVSGVNKTASLGKGLGHLHELPDQLGLARTVALVSEQVPDSNALDPVLDRVFHDLTNGRPGPVHIEVPLDVAAEKYQKTPVETLDPAPPANPDLISQAARQLAQANRVVILAGGGAKKAETDLQTLAETLDAPVVQTVNARGLMHGHPLTVPASPSLKAVRELIESADCVLALGTELGPTDYDMYATEQIAGRSGLIRVDRCSHQLARHEAALTIQGDVNLVVPALFGALSNEAKQDDGAERASKTRRAAWEEIGPDYRHQVEILNAIRSEVPNALMVGDSTQPIYAGNLFYDHDRAGGWFNAATGYGALGYGIPAAIGASIADPTARAICIVGDGGAQFSLPEIMAAADENLPVTFVIWNNHGYQEIAASMRDVGVTVIGCDPSPPNFSASAKSFGIPFTKVPAEPQAVAQALRETVALDGPAMIEVIAPKCEPQKD; this is translated from the coding sequence ATGAGCGGAATGACAATCGGTGAAGCTTTGGTTGCCAAGCTTCGCCAAAGAGATGTGACCTGCGTCTTTGGAATTCCGGGCGTTCACACGGTAGAACTTTACCGCGGTCTTGCGGCTTCGGGCATTCGTCATATCACGCCCAGGCATGAACAGGGTGCTGGTTTCATGGCTGATGGCTACGCGCGTGTTTCGGGGAAACCGGGTGTGACCTTTGTGATCACCGGCCCCGGATTGACCAACACCTTGACACCGATGGCGCAGGCGCGCGCTGATTCAATTCCGATGTTGGTGGTCTCTGGTGTCAATAAAACCGCTTCACTTGGCAAGGGCTTGGGACATCTGCATGAATTGCCAGACCAACTGGGGCTGGCCAGAACAGTTGCGTTGGTGTCAGAACAAGTTCCCGACTCCAACGCTCTGGACCCGGTCTTGGACCGTGTTTTTCACGACCTTACCAACGGTCGCCCAGGGCCGGTGCATATAGAGGTCCCGTTGGATGTAGCAGCAGAAAAATATCAAAAAACACCAGTCGAGACGCTCGATCCAGCACCCCCGGCCAATCCAGATTTAATCTCACAAGCGGCAAGGCAACTGGCTCAAGCAAATCGAGTTGTCATTCTGGCGGGCGGTGGCGCAAAAAAAGCGGAAACCGATTTACAGACATTGGCTGAAACCCTCGATGCCCCCGTCGTGCAAACCGTCAACGCACGGGGCCTGATGCACGGACATCCACTGACCGTTCCTGCCAGCCCGAGCCTCAAAGCAGTACGCGAGCTGATAGAAAGCGCTGATTGCGTTCTGGCTTTGGGAACCGAATTGGGGCCAACCGACTATGACATGTACGCCACCGAGCAAATAGCAGGAAGGTCAGGCCTGATCCGGGTGGATCGCTGCAGCCATCAACTGGCGCGACATGAGGCAGCGCTAACCATTCAAGGTGACGTTAATTTGGTTGTACCGGCGCTGTTTGGGGCATTGTCCAATGAGGCAAAGCAAGACGACGGTGCCGAACGCGCCAGCAAAACACGCCGCGCCGCCTGGGAGGAAATTGGTCCGGACTATCGCCATCAGGTCGAAATCCTGAATGCCATTCGCTCAGAAGTTCCGAATGCATTGATGGTCGGAGACTCTACCCAACCAATTTATGCCGGCAATCTTTTCTATGACCACGACCGGGCCGGGGGTTGGTTCAACGCTGCAACGGGATATGGCGCGCTCGGCTACGGGATACCCGCTGCCATCGGCGCGTCGATCGCCGATCCGACTGCAAGGGCGATCTGCATTGTCGGCGATGGAGGTGCACAGTTTTCATTGCCTGAAATCATGGCCGCAGCAGATGAAAACCTGCCGGTCACCTTCGTGATCTGGAACAATCATGGATACCAGGAAATTGCCGCGTCGATGCGGGATGTGGGTGTGACCGTCATAGGTTGTGATCCTTCGCCCCCGAATTTTTCTGCATCAGCCAAGTCTTTTGGCATTCCATTCACCAAGGTTCCGGCCGAACCACAGGCTGTCGCGCAGGCGTTGCGCGAAACTGTCGCTTTAGATGGGCCTGCAATGATCGAAGTCATCGCTCCGAAATGTGAACCTCAGAAAGATTGA
- a CDS encoding ABC transporter ATP-binding protein: protein MDTAEAASPTPEATASIEAIKIEDLHKSFGALEVLKGVSLTANKGDVVAIIGGSGSGKSTMLRCINFLETPSSGKITIGGELVEMHADGNPANRRQIERIRTRLAMVFQQFNLWTHRTLLENVIEVPIHVLKVPKAEAISRAHDLLKRVGLGDKADTFPAYLSGGQQQRAAIARALAVDPSVMLFDEPTSALDPELVGEVLNVIRDLAGEGRTMLLVTHEMKFAREVASHVVYLFEGRIEEQGPPAEVFGNPKSERLRQFLSSVA, encoded by the coding sequence ATGGACACAGCCGAAGCAGCATCACCCACACCCGAAGCCACTGCGTCCATTGAGGCGATAAAGATTGAGGACCTGCACAAATCCTTTGGTGCGCTAGAGGTCCTGAAGGGTGTTTCCCTGACTGCCAACAAGGGGGACGTTGTCGCAATCATCGGGGGGTCAGGCTCGGGCAAATCCACCATGCTACGCTGTATCAACTTCTTGGAAACGCCGAGCTCGGGAAAAATCACCATAGGCGGTGAATTGGTTGAAATGCACGCCGATGGTAACCCCGCGAACCGCCGCCAGATCGAGCGTATCCGAACGCGGCTGGCAATGGTTTTTCAGCAGTTCAATCTGTGGACGCATCGCACGCTTCTGGAGAACGTGATCGAAGTGCCGATACATGTCCTAAAGGTGCCAAAGGCAGAGGCTATCTCGCGGGCGCACGACCTGTTGAAAAGGGTAGGGCTTGGTGACAAGGCCGACACCTTTCCGGCCTATCTATCTGGCGGTCAGCAACAACGCGCCGCCATTGCCCGTGCGCTTGCCGTAGATCCTTCGGTGATGCTTTTCGATGAGCCCACATCGGCGCTGGACCCCGAGTTGGTCGGCGAAGTTTTGAACGTGATCCGTGATCTCGCTGGTGAAGGACGCACCATGCTGCTCGTCACCCATGAAATGAAATTTGCGCGCGAAGTTGCCAGCCACGTTGTCTATCTTTTCGAAGGCCGCATTGAAGAGCAGGGTCCACCTGCCGAGGTCTTCGGTAATCCAAAATCAGAGCGGTTGAGGCAGTTCCTCAGCTCGGTCGCCTGA